In a single window of the Luteolibacter sp. Y139 genome:
- a CDS encoding response regulator transcription factor has product MTILVAEDDAVTREALTELLQNDGHEVLAARDGREALKLWKSHRPGLVLLDIMMPHASGYEVCRSIRSEDRRTPVVFLSAKSEEVDVVLGLELGADDFLRKPFGKHELLARVRAVLRRYEEPGEGDELSFGGWSVFPKRLVARQGEREIELTVREVKLIALLARRRGEVVTRDELLNECWGLEYYPESRTVDQHVLNLRKKVEADPSKPLLIETVRGAGYRFP; this is encoded by the coding sequence ATGACCATACTCGTTGCCGAAGACGATGCCGTAACGCGCGAGGCGCTCACGGAGCTGCTCCAGAATGATGGTCACGAGGTGCTCGCCGCCCGCGATGGGCGCGAGGCGCTGAAGCTCTGGAAAAGCCACCGTCCCGGCCTCGTGCTGCTGGACATCATGATGCCGCATGCGAGTGGCTACGAGGTTTGTCGTAGCATCCGTAGTGAGGACCGCCGCACGCCAGTGGTGTTCCTTTCGGCGAAGTCGGAGGAGGTGGACGTGGTGTTGGGACTCGAACTCGGGGCGGATGATTTCTTGAGGAAGCCGTTCGGAAAGCACGAGCTATTGGCGCGGGTTCGCGCGGTCTTGCGCCGTTACGAGGAACCGGGTGAGGGGGATGAGCTTTCGTTCGGAGGCTGGAGCGTGTTTCCGAAGCGCCTCGTTGCGCGACAGGGGGAGAGGGAGATCGAACTGACGGTGCGCGAGGTGAAGCTCATTGCCCTGTTAGCCAGGCGCCGGGGCGAGGTGGTGACGCGGGACGAGTTGCTCAATGAGTGCTGGGGCCTCGAATACTATCCGGAGTCGCGCACGGTCGATCAGCATGTGCTGAACCTGCGGAAGAAGGTCGAAGCCGACCCGTCGAAGCCGCTCTTGATCGAGACCGTGCGCGGGGCGGGCTACCGGTTTCCCTGA
- a CDS encoding sensor histidine kinase, producing MRNAPPPWAWTLAVSALLAAMVAGAGIVMARKVEHFAEKPPGNRVDDSFREVVRRIDAMEQFWEQAIASEAERMLGRGMDAEDSRVAGVVQCSWLNPNFNDPERSQKRFDGGSIEWRPVLDRQAKGEPGEWKFSDKDMASGSGWIETPGRPLAWRMANGRNAVVLQLDPVAAVPLVLEDLAKRNILPEDEAGSLTWTSPFGKAWHTSGEPNPTGKPDEILRHVSRFGDWALMRHYPVRTVVSYRMPVLAGAFSISALLIGGAVAVASWQRKAIRLAEERVSFVNRVSHELRTPLTNLLLNTDLALDGLPVEDAKVRRRLGLIREETSRLSRIVDNVLAFARIERGTAESHATYCNVGQVVGEVRENFAPLFQRKSIVCDYDEVPDEELRLDRDALSQILSNLLSNVEKYAGEGARATMRFTVEASTLLIEVEDDGPGVPPDARRRIFQPFERAGSRVDEGVSGTGLGLAISRELAERMGGRLDLMDAKRGAKFRLVIPMGERSHA from the coding sequence ATGCGAAACGCTCCTCCACCCTGGGCCTGGACCCTCGCGGTCTCGGCCCTGCTGGCTGCCATGGTGGCAGGGGCGGGCATCGTCATGGCGCGGAAGGTGGAGCACTTCGCCGAGAAGCCGCCGGGCAACCGGGTGGACGATTCCTTCCGCGAGGTCGTCCGCCGGATTGATGCCATGGAGCAGTTCTGGGAGCAGGCGATCGCGAGCGAGGCCGAGCGTATGTTGGGTCGCGGCATGGATGCTGAGGACTCCCGTGTCGCGGGGGTCGTCCAGTGCTCGTGGCTCAATCCGAACTTCAATGACCCGGAGCGATCCCAGAAACGTTTTGATGGCGGATCCATCGAGTGGCGGCCGGTGCTCGATCGCCAGGCCAAGGGCGAACCGGGAGAGTGGAAGTTCTCCGACAAGGACATGGCCTCGGGTTCCGGCTGGATCGAGACTCCGGGGCGTCCGCTGGCATGGCGCATGGCGAATGGCCGCAATGCCGTCGTCCTTCAATTGGATCCGGTGGCAGCCGTGCCGCTCGTGTTGGAAGACCTGGCGAAGCGGAACATCTTGCCTGAGGATGAAGCGGGCTCGCTCACATGGACCAGCCCGTTTGGCAAGGCATGGCACACCTCCGGCGAACCCAATCCCACGGGCAAGCCGGATGAAATCCTACGCCACGTCTCGCGCTTTGGCGATTGGGCATTGATGCGCCACTATCCGGTGCGAACGGTTGTCAGCTATCGCATGCCCGTCCTTGCCGGAGCGTTCTCCATTTCCGCTCTGCTGATCGGCGGAGCGGTCGCAGTCGCCTCGTGGCAGCGGAAGGCGATCCGCCTGGCGGAAGAGCGGGTAAGCTTCGTGAACCGCGTCTCTCACGAACTCCGCACGCCTCTAACAAATCTGCTGCTGAATACCGACCTCGCTCTCGATGGCTTGCCGGTCGAGGATGCCAAGGTCCGCCGTCGCCTCGGCCTCATCCGCGAGGAGACATCGAGGCTCTCGCGCATCGTCGATAACGTCCTCGCCTTCGCCCGCATCGAACGCGGTACCGCCGAGTCTCACGCCACCTATTGCAATGTCGGCCAAGTGGTTGGTGAAGTCCGCGAGAACTTCGCTCCGCTCTTCCAGCGCAAGTCCATCGTATGCGACTATGATGAGGTGCCCGACGAGGAACTCCGCCTCGATCGCGATGCCCTCTCGCAGATCCTTTCCAACCTCCTCTCGAACGTCGAGAAATACGCCGGTGAAGGAGCTCGCGCCACCATGCGCTTCACCGTCGAGGCCAGCACCCTGCTCATCGAAGTTGAGGACGATGGGCCCGGAGTGCCACCCGATGCACGCCGTCGCATCTTCCAGCCCTTCGAACGAGCTGGCAGCCGCGTCGATGAAGGCGTCAGCGGCACCGGGCTCGGCCTGGCCATCAGCCGTGAACTCGCCGAGCGGATGGGCGGACGGCTGGATCTGATGGATGCCAAGCGCGGCGCGAAATTCCGTCTTGTGATTCCGATGGGGGAAAGGAGCCACGCATGA